A single region of the Thermodesulfatator indicus DSM 15286 genome encodes:
- the cooS gene encoding anaerobic carbon-monoxide dehydrogenase catalytic subunit, whose product MEPRLKARQDCGKCLINQDVYERIKGKVLTAPERVNKRGMKPCLFGKGGTCCNVCHMGPCQIIEGVEEMRGVCGATASTVAARNFCRMVAAGTATHSDHGRGIAEAFYSVVHNEAEDFEIKEKAKLRMVAHYLGLDRKKPIKELAKEVAVKALEEFGKQHGRLAFLSRAPEKRQEKWRELGVESRGVDREVVELIHRTTVGVDQDYRSLLKASIRCALADGWGGSMLATELQDILFGIPQPIKSVVNLGVLKEDMVNITVHGHEPEVAEALAIAAQLPEMIKEAQKVGAKGINLAGICCTGNEVLMRRGIPIAGSFVQQEIALATGAVEAMVVDVQCIMQNVTTVAEAYHTAIITTSDKAKIEGAIHIAFDHHKPIESAKNILREAIARFPKRDKKDVYIPKKKMDVVAGFSHETILYMLGGRFRASYKPLNENIINGRILGVAAIIGCDNFRVKEKLHIEIAKELIANNVLVVVTGCAASAIGRDGLLSPDALDLAGESYREVLEAIGCPPVLHMGSCVDNSRILIALTEMVHTGGLGDDIDELPVVGSAPEWMSEKAIAIGNYFVGSGTTVVFGPTFPTENSKIATNYLREDFNQMFGASWRIARNASEFVSIMIDHIRKKRENLGIDKPKPRVLYDMAMRRALGAPTISPFHGLGCFGPTHLRVEPEEQTQ is encoded by the coding sequence ATGGAGCCTCGGCTAAAGGCCAGACAAGACTGTGGAAAATGTCTTATCAATCAGGATGTTTATGAGCGCATCAAAGGAAAAGTCCTAACTGCTCCAGAGCGAGTAAATAAGAGGGGCATGAAGCCCTGTTTATTTGGTAAAGGTGGTACCTGTTGCAACGTATGTCACATGGGGCCTTGCCAGATAATAGAAGGCGTAGAAGAAATGCGAGGTGTTTGTGGTGCTACCGCTTCCACCGTAGCGGCCAGGAATTTCTGTCGTATGGTAGCCGCAGGCACCGCTACTCACTCTGACCACGGTAGAGGCATAGCAGAAGCCTTTTACTCTGTAGTTCACAATGAGGCTGAAGATTTTGAAATAAAAGAAAAAGCCAAACTTCGTATGGTGGCCCATTACTTAGGGCTTGATCGCAAAAAGCCTATCAAGGAACTGGCTAAAGAGGTAGCCGTTAAAGCCCTTGAAGAATTTGGCAAACAGCATGGAAGATTAGCCTTTCTCAGTAGAGCACCAGAAAAACGTCAGGAAAAGTGGCGTGAACTGGGAGTTGAATCAAGAGGTGTCGACAGAGAAGTAGTAGAACTAATTCATCGTACCACAGTGGGAGTTGACCAGGATTATCGTAGCCTTTTAAAGGCCTCTATCCGTTGTGCCCTGGCTGATGGCTGGGGAGGCTCAATGCTTGCTACTGAACTACAGGATATCCTTTTTGGTATCCCTCAGCCTATTAAGTCAGTGGTAAATCTTGGTGTTTTGAAAGAAGACATGGTTAACATTACTGTTCACGGTCACGAACCTGAAGTAGCTGAAGCTTTGGCTATTGCCGCTCAACTTCCAGAAATGATTAAAGAAGCCCAAAAAGTCGGCGCTAAGGGCATAAATTTAGCCGGTATTTGTTGTACTGGAAATGAAGTTTTAATGAGACGCGGAATACCTATAGCTGGAAGTTTTGTCCAGCAGGAAATTGCCCTAGCTACCGGGGCGGTTGAGGCCATGGTAGTTGACGTGCAATGTATTATGCAAAATGTTACCACTGTAGCGGAGGCTTATCACACGGCCATTATAACTACCAGCGATAAGGCCAAAATAGAAGGTGCTATTCATATAGCTTTTGACCACCACAAGCCTATTGAATCAGCCAAAAATATTTTGAGAGAAGCTATAGCACGTTTTCCTAAGCGCGATAAAAAAGACGTCTATATCCCCAAGAAAAAAATGGACGTAGTGGCGGGTTTTAGCCACGAAACCATTCTTTACATGCTAGGAGGGCGTTTTAGAGCATCCTATAAGCCTCTTAATGAAAACATCATAAACGGAAGAATCTTAGGTGTAGCGGCCATTATAGGGTGTGATAATTTTCGCGTCAAAGAAAAATTACACATAGAAATAGCCAAAGAACTTATAGCCAATAATGTGCTGGTAGTGGTTACCGGTTGTGCTGCTTCAGCCATTGGGCGCGATGGTTTACTTTCTCCTGATGCGCTCGATCTCGCTGGTGAAAGTTATAGAGAGGTACTTGAAGCTATTGGCTGTCCACCAGTGCTTCATATGGGGTCTTGTGTAGACAACTCTCGTATTCTTATTGCTTTGACGGAAATGGTTCACACGGGCGGCCTAGGTGACGATATAGACGAACTTCCGGTAGTAGGTTCTGCTCCAGAATGGATGAGTGAAAAGGCTATAGCTATAGGTAACTATTTTGTAGGCAGCGGGACAACTGTAGTTTTTGGACCAACTTTTCCTACAGAAAACAGTAAAATAGCCACTAATTATCTGCGAGAAGATTTTAACCAAATGTTTGGCGCTTCCTGGCGTATTGCGAGAAACGCCAGTGAATTTGTTTCTATAATGATTGACCATATTCGCAAAAAACGAGAAAACTTAGGTATTGATAAACCTAAGCCAAGAGTACTTTACGACATGGCCATGAGGCGGGCTTTAGGAGCACCGACTATTTCTCCGTTTCATGGTCTCGGCTGTTTTGGGCCTACCCATTTAAGGGTAGAACCAGAAGAGCAAACTCAATAA
- the folD gene encoding bifunctional methylenetetrahydrofolate dehydrogenase/methenyltetrahydrofolate cyclohydrolase FolD: MGAKIISGKEISQEIRNELKKEVQELKEKHGVTPGLVTILVGENPASVSYVTAKQRTAHDLGFHSVQENLPEDVSEENLLNLIKKYNEDPSIHGILVQLPLPKHISEQKVIYAIDPRKDVDGFHPVNVGKMVIGEPCFIPCTPAGILEMLARADVEVSGAEVVVVGRSNIVGKPVAILLMQKRKPVGNATVTVCHTGTRDMLFHTKRADILIVAAGRPKVITGDMVKEGVVVIDVGVNRIGTTPEGKAILCGDVDFDSVKEKAAAITPVPGGVGPMTITMLMKNTVESAKMWAGLPNEVG; the protein is encoded by the coding sequence ATGGGAGCCAAAATTATAAGCGGGAAAGAAATATCTCAAGAAATTCGCAACGAGCTTAAAAAAGAGGTTCAGGAACTCAAAGAAAAACACGGAGTTACACCAGGGTTGGTTACTATCTTAGTAGGAGAGAATCCAGCTTCGGTGTCTTATGTTACCGCCAAGCAGCGCACTGCCCACGACCTCGGGTTTCATTCAGTACAAGAGAATTTACCCGAAGATGTATCTGAGGAAAATCTCCTCAACCTTATAAAAAAATATAATGAAGACCCATCAATTCACGGCATTTTAGTGCAGCTTCCTTTGCCCAAACACATTTCCGAGCAAAAAGTGATTTATGCCATAGATCCACGCAAAGATGTTGATGGTTTTCATCCGGTAAACGTCGGCAAAATGGTCATTGGTGAGCCCTGCTTTATTCCCTGTACCCCGGCGGGAATCCTTGAGATGCTTGCTAGAGCTGATGTAGAAGTTTCAGGGGCCGAAGTGGTAGTTGTTGGGAGAAGCAATATTGTAGGCAAACCTGTGGCAATCCTTCTGATGCAAAAGAGAAAACCGGTAGGTAACGCTACGGTCACGGTGTGTCATACTGGTACTAGGGATATGCTTTTTCATACTAAACGTGCTGACATACTGATAGTAGCCGCTGGCCGGCCTAAGGTCATTACCGGGGATATGGTAAAAGAAGGAGTGGTGGTTATTGATGTTGGTGTAAACCGTATTGGCACCACGCCAGAAGGCAAAGCCATTCTTTGTGGTGATGTTGATTTTGATTCCGTAAAAGAAAAGGCTGCCGCTATTACCCCGGTGCCAGGGGGCGTTGGGCCTATGACTATTACCATGCTCATGAAAAACACCGTAGAATCAGCCAAGATGTGGGCAGGGCTTCCAAACGAAGTTGGTTAG
- a CDS encoding formate--tetrahydrofolate ligase — protein sequence MKLDPTKMKDWEIAAEAEKHMKTVYQLAEELGLEQEELLPYGHYVAKIDYKKVLERLKDRPNGKYIDVTAITPTPLGEGKSTTSIGLVEGLGKRKQNVIGALRQPSGGPTMNIKGSAAGGGLAQIIPLDKFSLGLTGDINAIMNAHNLAMVALTARMQHEFNYDDETLAKRGLKRLDIDPKRVEMGWVIDFCAQALRHIVIGLGGKKDGYPMESKFWIAVASEVMAILAVARDLKDFRERIGKIVIAFDRSGKPITTEDLEVAGAMCAWMVDAINPNMIQTIEGQPVLIHAGPFANIAIGQSSIIADYVGLKLADYVVTESGFAADIGYEKFWNIKCRLSGLTPDCVVVVATIRALKCHGGAPIPLPGRPIPKEYFEENLEWVEKGCENLLHCVNIVKKSGVTPVVCINAFYTDSKAEIELVKKICEEHGIRAAVSEHWLKGGEGALELADAVMDACNEPTNFRFLYELDEPVKDRIEKIAKEVYGADGVIYLPDAEAKIKLIEADEELRRMPICMVKTHLSLSDNPALKGVPKGWQLRVRDVLIYRGSGFIVPVAGDISLMPGTGSDPAYRRIDVDVETGKVKGLF from the coding sequence ATGAAGCTAGATCCTACCAAAATGAAAGATTGGGAAATAGCCGCTGAAGCCGAAAAACACATGAAAACCGTTTATCAACTGGCTGAAGAGTTAGGTCTTGAACAGGAAGAATTGTTGCCTTACGGCCATTACGTAGCCAAAATTGATTACAAAAAAGTTCTTGAGCGTTTGAAAGATCGGCCAAATGGTAAGTACATTGACGTTACTGCTATAACTCCAACTCCACTGGGAGAAGGAAAGTCCACCACTTCTATTGGTTTAGTTGAGGGGTTAGGAAAGAGAAAGCAAAACGTTATCGGGGCTTTGAGGCAACCTTCTGGTGGCCCTACCATGAATATTAAAGGCTCAGCTGCTGGTGGTGGGTTAGCTCAAATAATCCCTTTAGACAAGTTTTCCCTTGGGCTTACAGGTGATATTAACGCCATTATGAATGCCCACAATCTGGCCATGGTAGCCCTTACCGCCCGTATGCAACACGAATTTAACTATGACGACGAAACTCTGGCCAAAAGAGGTTTAAAGCGTCTAGATATTGATCCCAAAAGGGTGGAGATGGGCTGGGTAATTGACTTCTGTGCCCAGGCCTTACGCCACATAGTTATCGGCCTTGGTGGTAAAAAAGACGGCTATCCTATGGAAAGCAAGTTTTGGATTGCTGTGGCCTCTGAAGTTATGGCCATTCTTGCGGTAGCCAGAGATTTGAAAGACTTTCGCGAAAGAATTGGTAAAATTGTTATTGCTTTTGATCGCTCTGGAAAACCCATCACCACCGAAGACCTTGAAGTAGCCGGGGCTATGTGTGCCTGGATGGTTGACGCCATAAATCCTAATATGATTCAAACTATAGAAGGCCAGCCGGTTTTGATTCACGCCGGCCCCTTTGCCAATATAGCCATTGGCCAATCTTCCATTATTGCCGATTACGTTGGCCTTAAGTTAGCTGATTATGTAGTTACTGAGTCTGGCTTTGCCGCCGATATCGGCTATGAAAAGTTCTGGAACATAAAGTGCCGTCTTTCTGGCCTAACTCCTGACTGTGTAGTGGTAGTGGCTACTATCAGGGCGCTTAAGTGCCATGGTGGAGCTCCTATCCCCCTTCCAGGGCGTCCCATCCCTAAAGAATATTTTGAAGAGAACTTGGAATGGGTAGAAAAAGGCTGTGAAAACCTGCTTCACTGTGTAAACATCGTGAAAAAGAGTGGTGTTACTCCAGTGGTCTGTATAAACGCTTTTTATACTGATTCCAAGGCCGAGATTGAACTGGTGAAAAAGATTTGTGAAGAGCACGGTATCAGGGCTGCGGTTTCTGAACACTGGCTTAAAGGAGGCGAGGGAGCCCTTGAGCTGGCTGACGCCGTCATGGACGCTTGCAACGAGCCCACTAACTTCCGCTTCCTCTATGAACTAGATGAACCCGTAAAAGATCGTATAGAAAAAATTGCCAAAGAAGTTTATGGGGCTGACGGGGTAATTTATCTCCCTGACGCCGAAGCCAAGATCAAACTCATTGAGGCCGATGAGGAATTGCGCCGCATGCCCATCTGTATGGTCAAGACCCACCTTTCTCTTTCTGATAATCCGGCCTTAAAAGGTGTCCCTAAAGGCTGGCAACTAAGAGTACGTGATGTTCTCATTTACCGGGGCTCTGGCTTCATTGTTCCTGTGGCTGGAGATATTAGCCTTATGCCAGGTACGGGTTCTGACCCGGCTTACCGCCGTATAGACGTCGATGTAGAAACAGGTAAAGTCAAAGGTCTATTTTAA
- a CDS encoding PilZ domain-containing protein, whose protein sequence is MIAQPKPEEKRRHIRIRLNGSKVILSNGQTGELANASISGIGFWKPRDLEINPGDNIFVTIFYQGEEITGQARVIHVNNRLVGCEWINFNDEKQRMAYYSWLLEPEFE, encoded by the coding sequence ATGATTGCTCAACCAAAACCCGAAGAAAAAAGAAGGCACATAAGGATAAGATTAAACGGCTCAAAAGTTATTCTTTCCAATGGCCAAACCGGAGAACTAGCTAATGCCAGTATTAGCGGAATCGGCTTTTGGAAACCTAGAGATTTGGAAATAAATCCTGGAGATAACATTTTCGTTACCATTTTTTATCAAGGCGAGGAAATAACAGGGCAAGCCCGTGTAATTCACGTAAATAATAGATTAGTGGGCTGCGAATGGATCAATTTTAATGATGAAAAACAACGAATGGCTTATTATTCGTGGCTTTTAGAGCCTGAGTTTGAATAA
- a CDS encoding C-GCAxxG-C-C family protein — protein MSDKKLTALGTTRRDLLKSTGALLLGLTAGKLLLPGSPAQAKAITEKWPWPYEKLDPVETAELAYRGWYKLFCGGSVVCSIFSQLRKKVGGPYNLVPIEAFIFAEGGVAGWGTICGSLLGANVVTNFILGPRTAGTHLGALMGSEIMDWYCEAEMPVYVPKNPKVDPKKIPHTVSDSPLCHISVGKWMKKANKSLKSPERRDRCARVTASVAYHLVVLLNKWKDGKYEPEGEFPSGEYGIPAQHNCDGCHGDDVPEPPES, from the coding sequence ATGAGTGATAAAAAATTAACAGCGCTTGGTACTACCAGAAGAGATCTTTTAAAGAGTACAGGAGCTTTACTTTTAGGGCTTACTGCTGGCAAATTGCTGTTACCAGGTAGTCCGGCTCAAGCCAAAGCCATAACTGAAAAATGGCCATGGCCTTATGAAAAACTTGACCCTGTTGAAACAGCAGAATTGGCGTATCGTGGATGGTATAAGCTCTTTTGCGGTGGTTCGGTAGTATGTAGTATTTTTTCTCAATTACGTAAAAAAGTAGGAGGCCCGTATAATCTTGTTCCTATTGAAGCCTTTATCTTCGCCGAAGGTGGCGTGGCTGGCTGGGGAACCATATGTGGTTCTCTTTTAGGCGCAAATGTAGTTACTAATTTTATTTTAGGGCCAAGAACAGCTGGAACTCATCTTGGAGCACTTATGGGTAGCGAAATAATGGACTGGTATTGTGAGGCTGAAATGCCTGTATATGTCCCTAAAAACCCCAAAGTTGATCCCAAAAAAATACCTCACACCGTTAGTGACTCGCCATTGTGTCACATATCTGTTGGAAAATGGATGAAAAAGGCCAATAAATCCTTAAAAAGTCCGGAAAGAAGAGATCGTTGTGCCAGAGTAACTGCCAGTGTTGCTTATCATCTTGTAGTACTACTAAATAAATGGAAAGATGGAAAATATGAACCTGAAGGCGAATTTCCTTCTGGTGAATATGGCATTCCAGCTCAGCATAACTGTGACGGATGTCACGGAGACGATGTCCCTGAACCGCCAGAATCTTAA
- a CDS encoding class I SAM-dependent methyltransferase encodes MWRKISQSFGQVAQEYDQWYEKNPLFCSELEALKLLGKPAYPSLEIGVGTGAFAKALGFNFGLDPSLEMLSKAQEKGIKVVAGLAEALPFKSESIASCGLFFTFCFLAEPEKALRECYRILQPKGKLFLGFVPAESPLGKFYQEKAQAGHPLYKFARFRRGDEVLNLFERHGFSFLKGFSTLFNFPSIKPSHEKPHKGLDNKAGFWAVLFEKR; translated from the coding sequence ATGTGGCGCAAAATTAGCCAGAGTTTTGGGCAAGTTGCCCAAGAATACGATCAATGGTATGAAAAAAATCCTCTGTTTTGTTCTGAGCTTGAAGCCTTAAAGCTTTTAGGGAAACCTGCGTATCCCTCTCTGGAAATAGGTGTAGGTACAGGTGCCTTTGCCAAGGCCCTTGGCTTTAATTTTGGCCTAGATCCTTCATTAGAAATGCTTTCAAAAGCGCAGGAGAAAGGAATAAAAGTGGTAGCTGGTTTAGCCGAGGCTCTTCCTTTTAAAAGTGAAAGCATAGCTTCATGTGGATTATTTTTTACCTTTTGTTTTTTGGCTGAACCAGAAAAGGCTCTGCGGGAATGTTATAGAATCCTTCAACCAAAAGGAAAACTTTTTTTAGGTTTTGTTCCTGCGGAGTCTCCTTTAGGCAAATTTTACCAAGAAAAGGCTCAGGCAGGGCATCCTCTTTATAAATTTGCCCGTTTTAGAAGAGGAGATGAAGTTTTAAATCTTTTTGAAAGGCATGGATTTTCTTTTTTAAAAGGTTTTTCTACTCTTTTTAATTTTCCTTCAATTAAGCCTTCACACGAAAAACCTCATAAAGGTTTAGATAATAAGGCTGGCTTTTGGGCTGTTTTATTTGAAAAGAGGTAG
- the glnA gene encoding type I glutamate--ammonia ligase, which translates to MTPKEVLEFAKKNGAKMVDLRFTDFPGMWQHFSVPIEELTEESFEAGYGFDGSSIRGWQEIHESDMIIIPDPNTAVMDPFFEVPTLVLLCNVYDPITKEPYSRDPRYVAQKAEEYLKSTGLGDVAYFGPEAEFFIFDDIRYDTGSNYSFYFVDSIEGTWNTGREECPNLGYKPRHKEGYFPVPPSDKFQDLRTEMVMVLQQIGIKVECQHHEVATAGQAEIDMRFAPLLKMGDQLMWFKYVLKNVAYKHGKTVTFMPKPLFEDNGSGMHTHMSIWKGDTPLFAGDRYAGLSETALYAIGGILKHCKAVCAFTNPTTNSYKRLTPGFEAPVNLCYSSRNRSAAIRIPMYSPSPKAKRIEFRTPDPSCNGYLAFAAMLMAALDGIENRIDPGEPMDKDLYSLPPEELKDIPTTPATLEEALQALEEDHEFLMKGDVFTEDLISKWIEYKRENEADQVRLRPHPYEFFLYFDI; encoded by the coding sequence ATGACACCCAAAGAAGTTCTTGAATTTGCCAAAAAAAATGGCGCTAAAATGGTTGACCTGAGGTTTACTGACTTTCCAGGTATGTGGCAGCACTTTTCCGTGCCCATTGAAGAGTTGACAGAAGAAAGCTTTGAAGCTGGTTATGGTTTTGACGGGTCTTCTATTCGTGGTTGGCAGGAAATCCACGAAAGTGACATGATAATTATTCCCGACCCCAACACCGCGGTAATGGATCCTTTCTTTGAAGTTCCTACTTTAGTATTGCTTTGTAATGTTTATGATCCTATTACCAAAGAACCTTACAGCCGTGACCCGCGTTATGTGGCCCAGAAGGCAGAAGAGTACCTCAAGAGCACTGGTTTAGGTGATGTTGCCTATTTTGGCCCTGAAGCGGAATTCTTTATCTTTGATGACATTCGTTATGACACCGGTTCTAACTACTCCTTCTATTTTGTAGATTCTATAGAAGGTACTTGGAATACAGGTAGAGAAGAATGTCCTAACCTTGGTTATAAACCTCGTCACAAAGAAGGTTATTTCCCAGTGCCTCCGTCTGATAAGTTTCAGGATCTCCGTACCGAAATGGTTATGGTGCTTCAGCAGATTGGAATCAAGGTAGAATGTCAGCACCACGAAGTAGCTACTGCTGGTCAAGCCGAGATTGACATGCGCTTTGCCCCGCTTCTCAAAATGGGTGACCAGCTAATGTGGTTCAAGTATGTTCTCAAAAACGTAGCTTACAAACACGGTAAAACCGTTACCTTTATGCCCAAACCTCTTTTTGAGGACAATGGTTCTGGTATGCATACCCACATGAGTATTTGGAAGGGTGATACCCCGCTTTTTGCTGGTGATCGTTATGCCGGTCTTTCTGAAACTGCCCTTTACGCCATTGGTGGTATCCTTAAACACTGTAAGGCAGTGTGCGCCTTTACCAACCCCACCACTAACTCTTATAAACGTTTGACTCCTGGTTTCGAAGCACCGGTTAACCTCTGTTACTCCAGCCGAAACCGTTCAGCGGCTATTCGTATTCCCATGTATAGCCCAAGCCCCAAGGCCAAGCGTATTGAATTCCGTACCCCTGATCCGTCTTGTAACGGCTATCTTGCCTTTGCTGCTATGCTTATGGCTGCTCTTGATGGTATTGAAAACCGCATTGATCCTGGTGAACCCATGGATAAGGACCTTTACAGCCTCCCACCAGAGGAGTTGAAGGATATCCCAACCACCCCTGCTACTCTAGAAGAGGCTCTTCAGGCCCTTGAAGAAGACCATGAGTTCTTGATGAAAGGCGATGTCTTTACTGAAGACCTTATTAGCAAATGGATTGAGTATAAGCGCGAAAATGAAGCTGACCAGGTACGTCTACGTCCGCATCCTTACGAGTTCTTCCTCTATTTTGATATCTAA
- the glnD gene encoding [protein-PII] uridylyltransferase produces MPRAIKSTAPLLAARSSVTNRAKRVDKLIKSLFPPAFRKRPVAILAVGGYGRKELCPYSDVDLLFLHGELSEEELSDLVEKVLYSLWDKKFEVGYRVCSLEEVLGDARKDFSLLTALLDARLVSGSRKLFKKFKELFETNLISGKRKEFFQVLKETRQKRLEIYQEDSFLLQPNIKEGLGGLRDYHLLLWTARILFGLETLRDIERAGLISTKEKLQLKAAYQFLLAVREELHFQAKRHEDRLYFEYQPVIAVKMGFGYEAEGAISKFMTNIYRAMGQIHEIVEAVLDHVELTLGLLPDERKKLEGGFEVISGRLYLTYRERALWDWPYVLKLFMLQAETGLKLHHLTRLFLKENLISSKTFNIVNIEGSFFTKLLVKPHAYLALKSMRETGFLSLILPEFQRVLGLTQFDVYHVHPLDEHLLLTVQELSRLRKERSIYWDRVENEEVLFLAGLLHDIAKGLPGRHEEVGAEMAYEIAMKFGFSKEEAQNVSRLVRDHLSMVETAFRRDLTEEKVIVDFAKKMKDLGHLTRLYYLTIADSRATGPNAWNSWKAALIDELYLKTAKIFTEGFLAEKQAISELEAKEKTLKKEFGSLVDILPSCYLLYAPLEELKPEINKLKTFKEKSLPFLLDISKRKDLFKILVITKDRPELFVRLTGIFTLHHLDVRLARIFTLEDDTVLDIFEVHSPCGEIIKDELEKTFKDVILQNLDLETRLKETRPLFSSIKKPSKAANFQVSINNVHSDFFTIIEVYAPDKRGLLYYLAKAISIWPLNIERAFISNKEDLVSDVFYVRTPEGEKLSDEETKSLEKYLRNKLKEFFQ; encoded by the coding sequence GTGCCTCGGGCAATCAAAAGTACGGCTCCCCTCCTTGCGGCCAGGTCATCGGTTACAAACCGGGCTAAGCGAGTTGATAAGCTAATTAAAAGCCTTTTTCCTCCTGCTTTCAGAAAAAGGCCGGTAGCCATTTTGGCGGTTGGCGGTTACGGCCGCAAGGAGCTCTGCCCTTATTCAGATGTGGATCTGCTCTTTTTACACGGAGAGCTTTCTGAAGAAGAACTTAGCGACCTAGTGGAAAAGGTTCTTTATAGCCTTTGGGATAAAAAATTTGAAGTTGGTTATCGTGTTTGTTCCCTTGAAGAGGTTTTAGGTGACGCGCGAAAAGACTTTTCTCTTTTGACGGCTTTACTTGATGCTCGCCTAGTTTCTGGCTCAAGAAAACTTTTTAAAAAATTTAAAGAATTATTCGAAACCAATTTAATTTCTGGAAAACGCAAAGAATTTTTCCAGGTCCTTAAAGAAACCCGTCAAAAAAGACTGGAAATTTACCAGGAAGATTCTTTTTTGTTGCAACCCAATATAAAAGAAGGACTGGGAGGATTAAGGGATTATCATCTACTTCTGTGGACTGCACGCATTCTCTTTGGCTTAGAAACCTTGAGAGATATTGAAAGGGCTGGTCTCATCTCAACCAAAGAAAAGTTACAACTCAAGGCTGCTTATCAATTTCTTTTAGCGGTAAGAGAGGAATTACACTTTCAAGCCAAGCGCCATGAGGACCGCCTTTATTTCGAATATCAGCCCGTTATAGCGGTAAAAATGGGCTTTGGCTACGAAGCCGAAGGGGCCATTAGCAAGTTTATGACCAACATTTACCGCGCTATGGGTCAGATACACGAAATAGTCGAAGCCGTTTTGGACCATGTAGAACTCACCCTCGGCCTTCTTCCTGACGAAAGAAAAAAATTAGAAGGAGGCTTTGAAGTTATTTCTGGTCGTCTTTATCTTACTTATCGCGAAAGGGCCCTTTGGGATTGGCCCTATGTACTTAAACTCTTTATGCTTCAAGCAGAAACAGGGCTTAAATTACACCATCTTACCCGCCTCTTTTTGAAAGAGAATCTTATATCTTCTAAAACTTTCAATATTGTCAATATAGAGGGCAGTTTTTTTACAAAATTGTTAGTTAAACCTCATGCCTATTTAGCATTAAAAAGTATGCGGGAAACAGGTTTCCTTTCTCTCATTTTGCCAGAGTTCCAAAGGGTTTTAGGGCTTACCCAGTTTGATGTCTATCATGTTCATCCCTTAGACGAACATTTATTGTTAACAGTTCAAGAACTAAGCCGTTTACGGAAGGAACGGTCTATTTATTGGGATAGAGTGGAAAACGAAGAAGTCCTTTTTTTGGCAGGATTATTGCATGATATTGCTAAAGGACTACCTGGAAGGCACGAAGAGGTCGGAGCAGAGATGGCTTACGAGATAGCGATGAAATTTGGCTTTTCTAAAGAGGAAGCTCAAAATGTATCCCGTTTGGTTAGAGATCATCTTTCGATGGTAGAGACTGCTTTTAGAAGAGACCTAACCGAAGAGAAAGTTATTGTTGATTTCGCCAAAAAGATGAAAGATTTGGGTCATTTAACTAGACTGTATTATTTAACTATAGCTGATTCTCGCGCTACTGGCCCCAATGCCTGGAATTCCTGGAAAGCCGCCTTGATTGATGAACTTTATCTAAAAACAGCTAAAATTTTTACTGAAGGTTTTTTAGCAGAAAAACAAGCTATTTCAGAACTTGAGGCTAAAGAAAAGACCTTAAAAAAAGAATTTGGTTCTTTGGTGGATATTCTTCCTTCCTGTTATCTCTTGTATGCTCCCCTTGAAGAACTTAAGCCAGAAATTAATAAACTGAAAACTTTTAAAGAAAAATCTCTCCCTTTTTTACTGGATATTTCCAAGCGAAAAGACCTTTTCAAAATTTTAGTCATCACCAAAGATAGGCCTGAGCTTTTTGTGCGCCTGACAGGTATTTTTACTTTGCATCATTTAGATGTACGGTTAGCCCGCATTTTTACCCTCGAAGATGATACCGTGTTAGATATCTTTGAGGTGCATTCACCCTGTGGAGAGATAATTAAGGACGAGTTAGAAAAGACTTTTAAAGACGTAATCTTACAAAATTTAGACTTAGAAACTAGATTAAAAGAGACAAGACCTCTTTTTTCTTCTATAAAAAAGCCTTCTAAAGCAGCAAATTTTCAGGTCTCAATTAATAATGTTCATTCAGACTTTTTTACCATAATTGAAGTATATGCTCCTGATAAAAGGGGGCTTTTATATTATTTAGCTAAAGCCATTTCTATCTGGCCATTAAATATAGAACGGGCTTTTATTTCTAATAAAGAAGATCTTGTCTCAGATGTTTTTTACGTGAGAACGCCAGAGGGAGAAAAATTAAGTGATGAAGAAACAAAGTCTCTTGAAAAATATTTAAGAAATAAACTAAAAGAATTTTTCCAATAA
- a CDS encoding P-II family nitrogen regulator, whose translation MKKIEAIIKPFKLEEVKEALAEIGVKGMTVSEVKGFGRQKGHREIYRGAEYIVDFLPKVKIELVLEDELVEKVVETIINSARTGKIGDGKIFIIPVEDAIRIRTGERGKEAV comes from the coding sequence ATGAAAAAAATCGAAGCTATTATCAAGCCTTTTAAGCTAGAAGAGGTAAAGGAAGCGTTGGCCGAGATAGGTGTTAAAGGAATGACGGTTAGTGAGGTTAAAGGTTTTGGTCGCCAGAAGGGTCACCGGGAGATTTATCGTGGTGCTGAGTATATAGTTGACTTCTTACCAAAAGTAAAAATCGAGCTGGTGTTAGAGGACGAACTAGTAGAAAAGGTGGTAGAAACCATCATCAACAGCGCCAGGACAGGGAAGATTGGAGACGGAAAGATTTTTATAATTCCAGTAGAAGATGCCATTCGCATAAGAACAGGTGAACGGGGTAAGGAGGCTGTTTAA